The DNA region CTCTTTCCTGGAGAGAACATCCAGGTGAGTGTGGCCGACGAAGCGATTGTCCTGTCGGGCACGGCGTCGACCAACGTCGTGACGGCCCGCGCGGTGGAGATCGCCGAAGCCAGCGCGCCGAAGTCGAAAGTCATCAATATGCTGCAACTGCCCGGCGGGGCCGGCAGCCAGCAGGTGATGCTGCAGGTCCGATTCGCGGAAGTGAACAGCAAGGCGATGACGGAACTGGGCGCCAGCCTCTTCGCCGCGCGCAGCAAGTTTGCCGCGCGGACGTCGACACAGCAGTTCGCGGCGCCGGAGTACGACGACAAGGAAGGCGGCGCGGACGAAATGACGTTCAGCGACTTCCTCAACCTCTTCTACTTCCAGCGCAATGAGGGCATCGGCGCGGTCGTGAAGGCGCTGAAGCAGAACGGCAACTTCCAGAGTCTGGCGGAGCCCAACCTGATCGCATACAGCGGCCAGGAGGCCAGCTTCCTGGCGGGCGGCGAGTTCCCGGTGCCGGTGGTCCAGGGGGCGACGGGCACGGTGTCGATCATGTTCAAGGAGTTCGGCGTACGGCTGCGGTTCAAGCCGACGATCACCGGCGATGTCATCCGGCTCCATGTGCGGCCGGAGGTGAGTTCCCTCGACTTCAGCAACGGAGTCACGCTGCAGGGATTCCGGATTCCGTCGCTGTCCACGAGGTACGCCGAGACCGAGGTCGAACTGCGCGACGGCCAGTCGTTTGCGATCGCCGGCCTGCTCGACAACCTCGAGCAAGCCGATCGGAGCGGCATCCCCATCCTCAGCCAGATTCCGATCATCGGCAACCTGTTCAAGAGCAAGGCGACCAGGAGCGAGCGGACCGAACTGATGGTGCTCATTACGCCGCGGCTCGTGCGGCCGCTCAATCCCGATCAGGTGCCGCCGTTGCCGACGACGTTCAAGGAAAAGGGCGGCGGGGGAGCCGGCCTTGGCGCGTTACTGGAAGGCGCGGGGCTGGTCGATTCGCCGCTGCCGCAGTCCAAGCCGG from Acidobacteriota bacterium includes:
- a CDS encoding type II and III secretion system protein family protein, with amino-acid sequence MTTHTKSLPLQGSPRRIGSWVGAIVALGLASTLQAATLTSTPSFDPAERVVLTAGRSTVLTTDFDITRVALTDPSVADVSVVTPRELLIDGKKPGTISLFIWGEGRREDREIVIEAGVSVLQQRMRDLFPGENIQVSVADEAIVLSGTASTNVVTARAVEIAEASAPKSKVINMLQLPGGAGSQQVMLQVRFAEVNSKAMTELGASLFAARSKFAARTSTQQFAAPEYDDKEGGADEMTFSDFLNLFYFQRNEGIGAVVKALKQNGNFQSLAEPNLIAYSGQEASFLAGGEFPVPVVQGATGTVSIMFKEFGVRLRFKPTITGDVIRLHVRPEVSSLDFSNGVTLQGFRIPSLSTRYAETEVELRDGQSFAIAGLLDNLEQADRSGIPILSQIPIIGNLFKSKATRSERTELMVLITPRLVRPLNPDQVPPLPTTFKEKGGGGAGLGALLEGAGLVDSPLPQSKPAAGPVQPAASKKQVQKSSR